From one Lycorma delicatula isolate Av1 chromosome 2, ASM4794821v1, whole genome shotgun sequence genomic stretch:
- the omd gene encoding integrator complex subunit 5 omd, with amino-acid sequence MSGGTSVIRPVLSQQDLLAELRLFIAGATRSLKVHPLELARKALSLLKTLPAARDAVLEYFCTLFYSAVSNYVKQLKAGKNTTSNEPQNQDEMVISEIHSVLCNFVSSNPEAWAPIISTWSLELLGELSSKFAGQALAHTNGGLNESMHIWMSCRATRTLIEINTQCLSCLMHSNTDACINALLDTSVHHSPHFDWVVAHVGSCFPHTVITRVLSCGLRDFSQKKSDDSIVAKMNSVVGILGHLAGSHFLDIRNALLELFQWSLQTGDRKQERVATVPYLLKLASLSPTLLRALNADVLQSLNCDVLGCLADNGPAWATFFQGRQPLLDLIVHLMLNSEQGAEKFISLLLESASHPNKNVKLTALEILELLLKDVDLLVRLKGSPVPFLTCVQQKLPTLQPLLLSDEPLYLQTAVRLLTFLGYQNPSMLPGALSHVMMRPMTDRQLAALVEVAHFQQDQDCFAQAVMLSLRSCLELEVGKPVHLWLNLEKLLREQKSKKLALSGLWPNLGAIAESLCECRSPIVSCTIATVLELVLNISQENLSTQLTIWLTHASVAFFYTCLSLSEGYQRSQGTKIAGRLLQRLATTSNVSRALALRELLETALFHPPSYLFGATGELLSLNSTTPSVSLLQENQKQGTSSMLAQRHSSVFHAGVIGCGLRSTPSVPEIKEDQVACNTQCLIAMLRACCLNENVQASLDAVISLALLLVELISPDVMYNGLPWPEEDFCKVTVERDLCIRRLFNWLPLLWTLLKFIASHRPALCYCSVLLRAVTATLIGQWSTAGQQRQQPGEDKQLVEATVTLLQVMALGQLLPPPLSCLSDVIPHLPPLQVVMVLRDCVWNYMRDHVPSPALFARDASGVMWRDPALARPAKQYTETLRLVLQRNIATFGHLYSLLFLSNDA; translated from the exons GCAGGAAAAAACACAACATCAAATGAACCTCAGAATCAAGATGAAATGGTGATATCAGAGATTCATAGTGTCCTATGTAACTTTGTTAGTTCAAATCCAGAAGCATGGGCACCTATAATATCAACATGGTCTCTTGAATTATTAG gtgagcTATCTAGCAAGTTTGCTGGGCAGGCTCTTGCACATACTAATGGTGGTTTAAATGAAAGTATGCATATATGGATGTCCTGCCGTGCTACTAGAACATTGATTGAAATAAACACTCAGTGTCTGTCTTGCCTTATGCATTCAAATACAGATGCTTGTATTAATGCTTTATTAG ACACTAGTGTTCATCATAGTCCTCATTTTGACTGGGTTGTTGCCCATGTCGGAAGTTGTTTCCCACATACAGTTATAACAAGAGTACTTTCTTGTGGTTTAAGGGATTTTTCACAAAAGAAGAGTGATGATTCAATT GTGGCAAAAATGAATTCAGTTGTTGGAATATTGGGTCATCTTGCAGGCAGTCACTTTTTAGACATTCGAAATGCTTTACTGGAATTGTTTCAG tggaGTTTACAAACTGGAGATAGAAAACAAGAACGAGTTGCTACTGTACCCTATCTCTTAAAGCTTGCATCACTTTCTCCAACATTATTACGTGCTCTTAATGCTGATGTTCTTCAGTCAT TGAATTGTGATGTACTTGGATGCTTAGCTGATAATGGTCCAGCATGGGCAACTTTCTTTCAGGGAAGGCAGCCATTGCTTGATCTTATAGTTCATTTAATGTTGAACAGTGAGCAAGGAgcagaaaaatttatatctttattacttGAATCAGCATCTCATcctaacaaaaatgttaaattgactGCTCTTGAAATATTAG aattattgtTAAAAGATGTTGATCTTCTTGTTAGGTTAAAAGGATCTCCTGTTCCATTTTTAACTTGTGTCCAACAAAAATTACCTACTCTTCAACCTCTTTTACTTAGTGATGAGCCTCTTTATTTGCAAACTGCTGTACGCCTTCTCACTTTTCTtg GTTATCAAAATCCCAGTATGCTTCCTGGTGCTTTATCTCATGTAATGATGAGACCAATGACAGATCGACAATTAGCAGCACTTGTAGAAGTAGCCCATTTTCAACAAGATCAGGACTGTTTTGCACAAGCGGTTATGTTATCTTTACGTTCATGTTTGGAATTAGAAGTTGGTAAGCCTGTACATCTTTGGCTTAACTTGGAAAAACTGTTAAG agaacaaaaatcaaagaaattggCCCTCAGCGGATTGTGGCCTAATTTGGGAGCAATTGCAGAAAGTCTTTGTGAGTGTCGTTCACCAATAGTTTCCTGTACTATTGCTACTGTTCTTGAActggttttgaacatttcacaaGAAAATTTGTCTACTCAACTGACAATATGGCTTACTCATGCATCTGTTGCATTCTTTTATACTTGTCTTTCTTTGTCTG AAGGTTATCAGCGATCTCAAGGTACCAAAATTGCTGGACGATTGTTACAAAGATTGGCTACTACATCAAATGTGTCGAGAGCTCTTGCTTTACGAGAACTTTTAGAGACTGCATTATTCCACCCTCCTTCATATCTTTTTGGTGCAACTGGAGAGCTTCTCTCACTAAATTCTACTACACCCTCTGTATCACTGCttcaagaaaatcaaaaacag GGAACAAGTAGCATGTTGGCACAAAGGCATTCGTCAGTATTTCATGCTGGTGTGATAGGTTGTGGATTAAGATCTACACCATCTGTgccagaaattaaagaagaccAAGTAGCATGTAACACACAGTGCTTGATTGCTATGCTTAGAGCTTGTTGTCTGAATGAAAATGTCCAGGCATCTCTTGATGCAGTAATATCATTAGCACTTCTTCTTGTTGAATTGATATCACCAGATGTCATGTATAATGGACTTCCGTGGCCAGAAGAGGATTTCTGTAAG GTAACAGTTGAACGTGACCTTTGTATTAGGAGACTTTTTAACTGGTTACCTTTACTTTGGACTCTGTTGAAGTTCATAGCAAGTCATAGACCAGCTCTTTGTTATTGTTCAGTACTTTTAAGGGCTGTTACAGCTACACTAATCGGACAGTGGTCAACTGCTGGTCAGCAGCGTCAGCAACCTGGTGAAGATAAGCAGCTTGTTGAAGCGACAGTGACGTTACTCCAAGTTATGGCACTTGGTCAGCTTTTGCCACCTCCTCTTTCCTGTTTGTCAGATGTAATTCCTCATCTGCCACCCTTACAG gTTGTCATGGTGTTAAGAGACTGTGTTTGGAATTACATGAGAGACCATGTACCTTCTCCAGCATTATTTGCTCGTGATGCAAGTGGTGTTATGTGGCGAGATCCTGCATTAGCCCGTCCAGCTAAACAGTATACAGAAACATTGAGACTAGTATTACAGAGAAATATTGCTACATTTGGTCATCTTTATTCGTTACTGTTTCTTAGTAATGatgcataa